One Cyanobacteriota bacterium genomic region harbors:
- a CDS encoding cytochrome, which yields MLMPSSRSPIIGVMGAGDGATSTDLDYAYNLGAAIATQGWIVLTGGRHSGVMDAASRGAVEHGGLTIGILPGSTYQELSPAITIPILTGMGNARNVINVLSSRVVIACGMGAGTASEIALAIKSNKPTILLNAPIEAQTFFLALAPRHVQVAHSVEQAIDFTRRHLNHDP from the coding sequence ATGTTAATGCCCTCTAGCCGATCACCCATCATTGGTGTCATGGGAGCAGGTGATGGAGCTACCAGCACTGATCTAGACTATGCCTATAATCTTGGCGCTGCAATTGCCACCCAAGGATGGATTGTGCTCACTGGTGGCAGACACAGCGGTGTTATGGATGCAGCTAGTCGCGGTGCTGTGGAGCATGGCGGCTTAACGATCGGTATTCTCCCTGGCAGCACCTATCAAGAACTGTCACCAGCCATCACCATCCCTATCCTCACGGGTATGGGGAATGCCCGCAACGTCATCAACGTCTTGTCTAGTCGGGTAGTTATTGCCTGTGGCATGGGAGCTGGAACTGCTTCTGAGATTGCCCTGGCCATCAAATCCAACAAGCCCACCATTCTGCTTAATGCTCCTATCGAAGCCCAGACCTTTTTCCTAGCGCTGGCTCCCCGTCATGTGCAGGTTGCCCACAGCGTGGAGCAGGCAATCGACTTCACTCGGAGGCATCTCAACCATGACCCA